In the genome of Streptomyces collinus, one region contains:
- a CDS encoding phenylacetate--CoA ligase family protein: protein MTTLTRPAGHDPRSRLRDTLTSRVDIARKVAAVTSLDRKALDAWAAEALAATVEHACRNSPFYTGAVPAEVARAVAQGRPHAFEAIPFTTRDHLSAAYPLGMLAVPRREVIRFDESSGTGNGRPIAAFFTMADWLENNLTVAGLLAAVLDRRDVVAIAVPYELAGVGQDLDRAVEILGCTIVPLGAASPSCTPDRMVDALLRSGATTLVCSGTRALFLGEIARRRGIDPRCDLNVSKILMAGEGASPAKKRRLAEQWDAVAYSMFGMTETNTLAMFCRERDLHLVESRTFFEVVDPQSGERLPDGSVGELAVTTLASRAMPLLRYRTGDVCQIEAAPCACGSPLRRLRHRGRIGDRIPVGDRWTSQLEIEDIVLSAMTTAPYYFAFDIDGDALEIALPQSSSDEATRASVAAGVRDRLGASARFRLLDTDRFETALRTSAKPTMRNFSAYGGGGADGEG from the coding sequence ATGACCACCCTCACCCGGCCGGCCGGGCACGATCCGCGCAGCAGGCTGCGCGACACCCTCACCTCCCGTGTCGACATCGCGCGGAAGGTCGCCGCGGTCACCTCACTGGACCGCAAGGCGCTCGACGCGTGGGCCGCGGAGGCGCTCGCCGCGACCGTGGAGCACGCCTGCCGCAACTCGCCGTTCTACACAGGCGCCGTCCCGGCCGAGGTCGCCCGAGCGGTCGCGCAGGGCCGCCCGCACGCGTTCGAGGCCATCCCCTTCACGACGCGAGACCATCTCTCCGCCGCCTACCCGCTCGGTATGCTCGCCGTGCCGCGGCGCGAGGTGATCCGGTTCGACGAGAGTTCCGGGACCGGCAACGGGCGCCCGATCGCCGCGTTCTTCACGATGGCGGACTGGCTGGAGAACAACCTCACCGTCGCCGGGCTGCTGGCCGCCGTGCTGGACCGGCGGGACGTGGTGGCCATCGCGGTCCCCTACGAACTGGCCGGGGTGGGCCAGGACCTCGACCGTGCCGTCGAGATCCTCGGATGCACCATCGTGCCGCTCGGCGCGGCCTCACCGTCGTGCACGCCGGACCGGATGGTCGACGCCCTGCTGCGTTCGGGCGCGACCACCCTGGTGTGCTCCGGAACGCGCGCCCTGTTCCTCGGCGAGATCGCCCGCCGCCGCGGCATCGACCCGCGGTGCGACCTCAACGTCTCGAAGATCCTCATGGCGGGGGAGGGCGCGTCGCCGGCCAAGAAGCGGCGCCTGGCCGAACAGTGGGACGCCGTCGCGTACTCGATGTTCGGCATGACCGAGACCAACACGCTGGCCATGTTCTGCCGTGAGCGTGACCTGCACCTGGTCGAGTCACGGACGTTCTTCGAGGTGGTGGATCCGCAGTCCGGGGAGCGGCTGCCGGACGGCTCCGTCGGTGAGCTGGCCGTGACGACGCTCGCGAGCCGGGCCATGCCGCTGCTGCGGTACCGGACCGGTGACGTGTGCCAGATCGAGGCCGCGCCGTGCGCATGCGGCTCCCCGTTGCGCCGGCTGCGCCACCGTGGCCGGATCGGCGACCGCATCCCGGTCGGTGACCGCTGGACCTCCCAGCTGGAGATCGAGGACATCGTCCTGAGCGCCATGACGACCGCGCCGTACTACTTCGCCTTCGACATCGACGGGGACGCCCTGGAGATCGCCCTGCCGCAGTCGAGCAGCGACGAGGCGACCCGGGCATCGGTCGCGGCCGGTGTCCGCGACCGCCTCGGAGCGTCCGCGCGATTCCGGCTGCTGGACACGGACCGGTTCGAGACGGCGCTGCGAACCTCCGCCAAACCGACGATGCGCAACTTCAGTGCCTACGGGGGAGGAGGGGCTGACGGTGAGGGTTGA
- a CDS encoding carbon-nitrogen hydrolase family protein, with amino-acid sequence MTIFVAQHARRATPEATADAVLDDLDSRVTDEASFVVLPENAFTTGDAGPALPRPLRERCLDRLTALARTRGTYVLTGSWAEERPGGGLMQVARLLDPSGSECARVERPVLPDGTTGTGDDFPVVETPFGQVGVLLGPDFWLVEPPRIECLMGAELLLVAGSLDGTQQAAQRAAVWGIATLNTVAVAFAGSLGGRCGGGSAVAAPEGFLAEAGTDEGVIEAPWDVARIRHLREPDLRFQQTLWFGLWARRTELYTDLTAQVS; translated from the coding sequence GTGACCATCTTCGTAGCCCAACACGCCCGCCGGGCCACCCCCGAGGCGACCGCCGACGCCGTACTCGACGATCTCGACAGCCGGGTGACCGACGAGGCATCGTTCGTCGTCCTCCCCGAGAACGCGTTCACCACCGGCGACGCCGGCCCGGCACTGCCCCGGCCGCTGCGTGAGCGGTGCCTGGACCGTCTGACGGCACTGGCGCGGACCCGCGGCACCTACGTGCTCACCGGCTCGTGGGCGGAGGAACGGCCGGGCGGCGGGCTGATGCAGGTGGCCAGGCTGCTCGACCCGAGCGGCTCGGAGTGCGCCCGGGTGGAGCGGCCCGTCCTGCCCGACGGGACGACCGGCACCGGCGACGACTTCCCGGTCGTCGAGACGCCGTTCGGCCAGGTCGGGGTGCTTCTCGGCCCCGACTTCTGGCTGGTCGAACCGCCGCGCATCGAATGCCTGATGGGTGCGGAACTGCTGTTGGTGGCCGGGTCCCTCGACGGCACGCAGCAGGCCGCGCAGCGCGCCGCGGTGTGGGGCATCGCCACCCTCAACACCGTCGCCGTCGCCTTCGCCGGTTCGCTGGGCGGACGCTGCGGTGGCGGCAGCGCCGTGGCGGCGCCCGAGGGGTTCCTCGCCGAGGCCGGCACCGACGAGGGCGTCATCGAGGCGCCCTGGGACGTGGCGAGGATCCGGCACCTGCGCGAACCCGACCTGCGCTTCCAGCAGACCCTCTGGTTCGGACTGTGGGCGCGCCGGACGGAGCTGTACACGGACCTGACGGCGCAGGTGAGTTGA
- a CDS encoding 4-hydroxyphenylacetate 3-hydroxylase N-terminal domain-containing protein: MTTTGSKASDSVMPTDEITLLPGSSGGAWRGTEYVASLKDEREVWCDGRRVDVTGDPGFRPMLSTLAGLYDAQHLPGRAETMLHRSDTSGNLVSLSYLAPGDRDGLSRKWANSHRWAEASYGQLSRIPDFMSNVVVGLYDYRHELAEVDPAFGSNAENYYHYCRENDLTLTHGLGDPQIDRSSTPADRPELGLRVVRRGADGIVVRGAKQIATLAPYAHEVLIYLSPANYLREDPSYVCWFAAPLATPGLRVLCRRSYADGSGGLSARYDEQDAMLVFDDVFIPMNRVFLLDDSQAAVRGFGELNKWSLYTGQVRYYHRLRTMLGVASLLAQAIGVDKFRQVTDLLGELTSYVEIVRLGLAAIDAECRPTPSGLLAPGSTAALDAVAGRFSTRGSEIIRQIGASGLIMQPSEADLGTSELRTVLDTYMCGRDMGVDEKSRIFRLAADLAVDRFGMRQELYETWNRGDPARVRSMLHARYPDLQRCETQARDLAEGRNDTT; this comes from the coding sequence GTGACCACCACAGGATCCAAAGCCTCTGACAGCGTCATGCCCACCGACGAGATCACCCTGCTGCCGGGCTCCTCCGGCGGAGCCTGGCGGGGGACCGAGTACGTCGCCAGCCTCAAGGACGAGCGGGAGGTCTGGTGCGACGGACGCCGGGTCGACGTGACCGGCGACCCGGGCTTCCGGCCGATGCTGTCCACGCTGGCCGGCCTCTACGACGCCCAGCACCTGCCCGGCCGGGCGGAGACGATGCTCCACCGGTCGGACACCTCCGGCAACCTCGTCAGCCTGTCGTACCTGGCGCCGGGCGACCGGGACGGCCTCAGCCGCAAGTGGGCCAACTCCCACCGGTGGGCGGAGGCCTCCTACGGCCAGCTCTCCCGGATACCCGACTTCATGTCGAACGTCGTGGTCGGCCTCTACGACTACCGGCACGAACTGGCCGAGGTGGACCCCGCGTTCGGGTCCAACGCGGAGAACTACTACCACTACTGCCGCGAGAACGACCTCACACTGACCCACGGTCTGGGCGACCCGCAGATCGACCGTTCCTCGACGCCCGCCGACCGGCCGGAACTGGGCCTGCGAGTGGTGCGGCGCGGCGCCGACGGCATCGTCGTGCGGGGAGCCAAGCAGATCGCGACCCTGGCGCCGTACGCCCACGAGGTGCTCATCTACCTCTCGCCCGCGAACTACCTGCGCGAAGACCCCAGCTACGTCTGCTGGTTCGCCGCTCCGCTGGCCACACCGGGCCTGCGCGTCCTGTGCCGCAGGTCCTACGCCGACGGCTCCGGCGGCCTCTCGGCGCGCTACGACGAGCAGGACGCCATGCTGGTGTTCGACGACGTGTTCATCCCCATGAACCGGGTCTTCCTGCTCGACGACTCCCAGGCGGCCGTCCGCGGGTTCGGCGAGCTGAACAAGTGGTCGCTCTACACCGGCCAAGTGCGCTACTACCACCGGCTGCGCACCATGCTCGGGGTCGCGTCACTGCTGGCCCAGGCGATCGGAGTCGACAAGTTCCGGCAGGTCACGGACCTCCTCGGCGAGCTCACCTCGTACGTCGAGATCGTCCGGCTCGGCCTGGCCGCGATCGACGCCGAGTGCCGGCCCACCCCCTCGGGCCTGCTCGCCCCCGGCTCCACGGCAGCGCTCGACGCCGTCGCCGGCCGCTTCTCGACCCGGGGCTCGGAGATCATCCGGCAGATCGGCGCGTCGGGTCTGATCATGCAGCCCTCGGAGGCCGACCTCGGGACCTCCGAACTGCGCACGGTCCTGGACACCTACATGTGCGGGCGCGACATGGGCGTCGACGAGAAGTCCCGCATCTTCCGGCTCGCCGCCGATCTGGCCGTCGACCGCTTCGGGATGCGCCAGGAGCTCTACGAGACGTGGAACCGCGGTGATCCCGCCCGGGTCCGCTCGATGCTCCATGCCCGCTATCCCGACCTGCAGCGCTGCGAAACCCAGGCCCGCGACCTGGCCGAAGGGCGGAACGACACCACATGA
- a CDS encoding flavin reductase — MSLDNIRLEGVTTHNLKSVDVSFPKGKLVVAAGVSGSGKSSLVIDTLFEHSKTLYLGALSSKSLDMGDGDYQFDRIAGTQPPVALRQRDGGYSNPRSTVGTLTGLDGLYRLLFGAGSRPVCPACLGPTGPDLFCDECGCFAEPHSAKHFSPNRKEGKCLQCDGIGELVGFSLEKIIPDRSKTLTEIWDGADPGTFAVPNVRKAFEAMAADIGLDLGLPFEKLSPEQTERVLHGSDTVYTLKIRKVTNDFRFEGILGFLERAYRNASSAARKNAFTNYLGREICPGCNGGRLRPESLKATVAGHTFHDFQSDELSRSITRLRDGLASGAVPAQVRELASAIVKQSANIDDVGLGHLQLQRPVITLSGGELQRLLLAQHLASDLTGVMYVLDEPTAGLHEADTGRILTSLRRLRDLGNTVIVIEHDESVIRAADWIVELGPGAGSRGGEVVFEGRFADLLTTGDSPTATAMASDGPSRTRTGLADAPWVEVRGITRNNVVDQAARFPLGALTCVSGVSGAGKSSLVAGIHAAVSRAVAQRSTGVTAGNTGIQGAEALDDVIYVEQRPIGRSSRSTLVTYIGISDHIRDAFAGSADAVERGLGRGEFSPNVAGGRCESCKGLGLAEIEMTLFKSEFIVCPECEGRRFQEHVLDVRLGDKNIHDVLSMTVEDALEWFDATSSPKVVQALGVLSEFGLGYLQLGCSTTTLSGGEAQRLNLAGELLKQRRNRTLFIFDEPTRGLHTADIRHLLALFERLISTGNTIIVIEHNVKVIALADWVIDLGPGAGREGGRVVHTGTPEDLADNAESVTGRFVRRLRDAPAAVPPTTPVESHRRSAAPDLGVIGELLPRAVTVVAGTARQSERNGPTPYGLVIGSLTVVSDELALIGFLVRSGSTSWNAIADTGRFCVNILGEDQHDVSDAFSQGRPDSRFDALAWTPSANGCPRLSGAVGTIDCSLKSSYRIGDHEFVLATVVSVDMEAGTDRRPLLRAERGDSALDDYGWRRFAREAEAR, encoded by the coding sequence ATGAGTCTCGACAACATCCGGCTAGAGGGAGTCACGACCCACAACCTCAAGTCGGTCGACGTCTCCTTCCCCAAGGGGAAGCTGGTCGTCGCCGCGGGCGTCTCGGGATCGGGCAAGTCGTCCCTGGTCATCGACACCCTCTTCGAACACTCCAAGACGCTCTACCTGGGCGCCCTGTCCAGCAAGTCCCTCGACATGGGCGACGGCGACTACCAGTTCGACCGGATCGCGGGGACCCAGCCGCCGGTGGCCCTGCGCCAGCGCGACGGGGGCTACTCCAATCCCCGCTCGACCGTGGGGACCCTCACCGGTCTCGACGGGCTGTACCGGCTGTTGTTCGGCGCCGGCTCGCGGCCGGTGTGCCCGGCCTGTCTCGGCCCGACCGGTCCGGACCTGTTCTGCGACGAGTGCGGCTGCTTCGCCGAACCGCACTCCGCGAAGCACTTCAGCCCCAACCGCAAGGAAGGCAAGTGCCTCCAGTGCGACGGCATCGGCGAACTCGTCGGCTTCTCGCTGGAGAAGATCATCCCGGACCGGTCGAAGACGCTCACCGAGATCTGGGACGGTGCCGACCCGGGGACGTTCGCCGTTCCCAACGTGCGCAAGGCCTTCGAGGCGATGGCAGCGGACATCGGCCTGGACCTCGGCCTGCCGTTCGAGAAACTGAGCCCGGAGCAGACCGAGCGGGTGCTGCACGGCTCGGACACCGTCTACACGCTCAAGATCCGCAAGGTCACCAACGACTTCCGCTTCGAGGGCATCCTCGGCTTCCTGGAACGCGCCTACCGCAACGCGTCGTCGGCCGCCCGCAAGAACGCCTTCACCAACTACCTGGGACGGGAAATCTGCCCCGGGTGCAACGGAGGGCGGCTGCGCCCGGAATCGCTCAAGGCGACGGTGGCCGGGCACACCTTCCACGACTTCCAGAGCGACGAACTGTCGCGGTCGATCACCCGGTTGCGCGACGGACTCGCGTCCGGCGCCGTGCCGGCACAAGTCCGCGAACTCGCTTCCGCGATCGTCAAACAGAGCGCGAACATCGACGACGTCGGCCTCGGACACCTGCAACTGCAGCGGCCCGTCATCACCCTCTCCGGCGGTGAACTGCAACGGTTGCTGCTGGCGCAGCACCTGGCCAGCGACCTGACCGGCGTCATGTACGTCCTGGACGAACCGACCGCCGGTCTGCACGAGGCCGACACCGGGAGGATCCTCACCTCCCTGCGACGGCTGCGCGACCTCGGCAACACGGTCATCGTCATCGAGCACGACGAGTCGGTGATCCGCGCCGCCGACTGGATCGTCGAGCTGGGGCCCGGGGCCGGGTCCCGCGGCGGCGAAGTCGTCTTCGAGGGCCGGTTCGCCGACCTGCTGACCACCGGCGACTCTCCGACGGCGACCGCGATGGCCTCGGACGGGCCGTCGCGTACCAGGACCGGCCTGGCCGACGCGCCCTGGGTCGAGGTGCGCGGCATCACGCGCAACAACGTGGTCGACCAGGCAGCGAGGTTCCCGCTCGGCGCACTGACCTGCGTCTCCGGCGTGTCCGGCGCGGGCAAGAGCTCCCTGGTGGCCGGCATCCACGCGGCGGTCTCCCGGGCCGTCGCCCAGCGGTCGACGGGCGTGACGGCCGGGAACACCGGCATACAGGGAGCCGAAGCCCTGGACGACGTCATCTACGTCGAGCAGCGGCCGATCGGCCGCTCCAGCCGCAGCACGCTCGTCACCTACATCGGCATCAGCGACCACATCCGCGACGCCTTCGCCGGCAGCGCCGACGCGGTCGAACGCGGCCTGGGACGCGGTGAGTTCAGCCCGAACGTCGCCGGCGGCCGCTGCGAGTCCTGCAAGGGACTCGGGCTGGCCGAGATCGAGATGACGCTCTTCAAGAGCGAGTTCATCGTCTGCCCCGAGTGCGAGGGCCGCCGCTTCCAGGAGCACGTCCTCGACGTGCGGCTGGGCGACAAGAACATCCACGACGTGCTGTCCATGACCGTCGAGGACGCCCTCGAATGGTTCGACGCCACGAGCAGCCCCAAGGTCGTCCAAGCCCTCGGCGTACTCAGCGAGTTCGGCCTCGGCTACCTGCAACTCGGCTGCTCGACGACCACGCTGTCCGGGGGCGAGGCGCAACGGCTCAACCTGGCCGGCGAACTGCTCAAGCAGCGCCGCAACCGCACCCTGTTCATCTTCGACGAGCCGACGCGCGGCCTGCACACCGCGGACATCCGGCACCTTCTGGCCCTGTTCGAGCGGTTGATCTCCACGGGCAACACCATCATCGTCATCGAGCACAACGTGAAGGTCATCGCCCTCGCCGACTGGGTGATCGACCTGGGGCCCGGTGCGGGCCGCGAGGGCGGCCGGGTGGTGCACACCGGGACGCCGGAGGACCTCGCGGACAACGCGGAGAGCGTCACCGGCCGGTTCGTGCGCCGCCTGCGCGACGCACCCGCCGCCGTGCCGCCGACCACCCCGGTGGAGAGCCACAGGCGGAGTGCAGCGCCGGACCTCGGGGTCATCGGCGAGCTCCTGCCGCGGGCCGTCACGGTCGTCGCCGGCACGGCACGGCAGTCCGAGCGGAACGGTCCGACACCGTACGGACTGGTCATCGGCTCGCTCACGGTCGTCTCCGACGAACTCGCCCTCATCGGCTTCCTGGTGCGCTCGGGCAGCACCAGCTGGAACGCCATCGCGGACACCGGCCGGTTCTGCGTCAACATCCTCGGCGAGGATCAGCACGACGTGTCCGACGCCTTCTCGCAGGGCAGGCCGGACAGCCGCTTCGACGCCCTCGCGTGGACGCCCTCCGCCAACGGCTGCCCGCGGCTGTCCGGCGCCGTCGGCACCATCGACTGCAGCCTGAAGTCGAGCTACCGGATCGGCGACCACGAGTTCGTCCTGGCGACGGTCGTCAGCGTCGACATGGAGGCCGGCACCGACCGGCGTCCCCTGCTCCGCGCCGAACGGGGCGACAGCGCTCTCGACGACTACGGGTGGCGCCGGTTCGCCCGGGAAGCGGAGGCCAGGTGA
- a CDS encoding ferredoxin, with protein MRVELPLPTRIPVDGRFEIDDTCIDCKLCNDLAPDNFDADLDNDVHYVCKQPETPDELERVLDAFESCPTESIRYSAAPSGE; from the coding sequence GTGAGGGTTGAACTGCCGCTTCCCACACGCATTCCGGTCGACGGGCGCTTCGAGATCGATGACACCTGCATCGACTGCAAGCTCTGCAACGACCTGGCGCCCGACAACTTCGACGCCGACCTCGACAACGACGTGCACTACGTGTGCAAACAGCCCGAGACACCCGACGAACTCGAACGGGTCCTCGACGCATTCGAATCCTGCCCCACCGAATCGATCCGGTACTCAGCGGCACCTAGCGGGGAGTGA
- a CDS encoding BtrH N-terminal domain-containing protein — MAVIDISPYSGDHCESTALLNMLRNHDIELSEPLIFGLGQGLSFLYWHSKQMPNPFLAGRVKPDHLMRNVADALSLQLGAQETSSPAKAEATLVKALDEGQVVGLKLDRYHLDYARENHHFAAHYVACIGYEDDRFVVVETRSLGVQSTSRESMARARSAKGPMSSRNLSVRVDPGGYDESLLAKACQTSILATAQEFLSPPITNMGFKGIAKAGSLMRGWHDRLDRPVEAMGIVGTSMEEGGTGGGLFRTLWAQFLEEAHELTGIEAYDALAVEYRRIAKRWTDVANLLRDADDAGARRALDEAASIVDALAADERAAMTRLEEASR, encoded by the coding sequence ATGGCGGTCATTGACATCTCGCCGTACTCCGGTGACCACTGCGAATCCACCGCACTGCTCAACATGCTCCGCAACCACGACATCGAGCTGAGCGAGCCGCTGATCTTCGGGCTGGGACAAGGACTGTCGTTCCTGTACTGGCACTCGAAGCAGATGCCGAACCCGTTCCTCGCCGGCCGCGTCAAGCCGGACCATCTGATGCGCAACGTGGCGGACGCGCTCTCCCTCCAGCTGGGGGCGCAGGAGACGTCCTCACCGGCGAAGGCCGAGGCCACTCTGGTCAAGGCCCTCGACGAAGGCCAGGTCGTGGGGCTCAAGCTCGACCGCTACCACCTCGACTACGCGCGGGAGAACCACCACTTCGCCGCGCACTACGTCGCCTGCATCGGGTACGAGGACGACAGGTTCGTCGTCGTCGAGACCCGGTCGCTCGGTGTCCAGTCGACATCGCGGGAGAGCATGGCCCGGGCCCGGTCCGCCAAGGGGCCGATGTCCTCGCGCAACCTGTCGGTCCGGGTGGACCCGGGCGGGTACGACGAGTCGCTCCTCGCGAAGGCCTGCCAGACCTCGATCCTGGCCACCGCACAGGAGTTCCTGAGCCCGCCGATCACCAACATGGGATTCAAGGGCATCGCGAAAGCCGGCTCGCTCATGCGCGGATGGCACGACCGGCTCGACCGCCCCGTCGAGGCGATGGGCATCGTCGGCACCAGCATGGAGGAAGGCGGAACGGGCGGCGGGCTCTTCCGGACGCTGTGGGCGCAGTTCCTGGAAGAGGCCCACGAGCTGACCGGCATCGAGGCCTACGACGCACTGGCCGTCGAGTACCGCCGCATCGCCAAACGCTGGACGGACGTGGCGAACCTGCTGCGCGACGCCGACGACGCCGGTGCCCGGCGGGCACTCGACGAGGCAGCGTCGATCGTCGACGCGCTCGCGGCCGACGAGCGCGCGGCGATGACCCGGCTGGAGGAGGCGTCCCGATGA
- a CDS encoding carbon-nitrogen hydrolase family protein, whose product MRVAVVQTQWVDDHEDGLRNAYQAIEDVCGAGDIDLVCFPEFLLGPPWYMPGQDGLKGRTDTPIPGPIVDGFQSLARKLNTHILLGSLVEDLQDGMYRNTSLLIGRQGVITGRAVKAHAFGNEMVVCRQADSLGVLSTEFGQIGIAVCSDFWIPEVVRLLALAGARTIFVPGGTLGQNQPLMVNALRTAAYLNDVNIVYASSVGVVRGKRGDRLVEIHFAGTSLVAGPEGVIAQAGSDAPETLVVDLDEPAHGDGRRWQQLRRPDAYQALLTPYAGADRDLAAELRASLTGGGPDRGRPAGATSAHEGTRS is encoded by the coding sequence ATGAGGGTAGCGGTAGTACAGACCCAGTGGGTCGACGATCACGAAGACGGCCTGCGCAACGCCTACCAGGCCATCGAGGACGTCTGCGGTGCCGGCGACATCGACCTGGTGTGCTTTCCCGAATTCCTGCTCGGCCCGCCGTGGTACATGCCGGGGCAGGACGGTCTGAAAGGACGGACCGACACTCCGATCCCCGGGCCGATCGTCGACGGCTTCCAGTCCCTGGCCCGCAAGCTCAACACGCACATCCTGCTGGGTTCGCTCGTCGAGGACCTGCAGGACGGCATGTACCGGAACACCTCCCTGCTGATCGGCCGGCAAGGTGTCATCACCGGACGCGCCGTCAAGGCACACGCCTTCGGCAACGAGATGGTGGTGTGCCGCCAGGCCGACTCGCTCGGTGTCCTGTCGACCGAGTTCGGGCAGATCGGCATCGCCGTGTGCTCGGACTTCTGGATCCCCGAGGTCGTCCGGCTGCTGGCACTCGCCGGCGCACGCACGATCTTCGTACCGGGCGGGACCCTGGGCCAGAACCAGCCGCTCATGGTGAACGCCCTGCGCACGGCGGCGTACCTGAACGACGTCAACATCGTCTACGCCAGCTCGGTCGGCGTCGTCCGCGGCAAGCGCGGGGACCGGCTCGTGGAGATCCACTTCGCCGGCACCAGCCTGGTCGCCGGCCCGGAGGGCGTGATCGCGCAGGCGGGCAGCGACGCGCCGGAGACCCTCGTCGTCGACCTCGACGAGCCCGCGCACGGCGACGGCCGCCGCTGGCAGCAACTCCGCCGCCCCGACGCCTACCAGGCGCTGCTCACCCCGTACGCCGGCGCGGACCGGGACCTGGCGGCCGAACTGCGGGCGAGCCTGACCGGGGGCGGCCCGGACCGGGGCCGGCCCGCCGGCGCGACCAGTGCACATGAGGGGACTCGTTCGTGA
- a CDS encoding class I SAM-dependent methyltransferase, with the protein MASARGTVAARVPETDEGLQGDELALKYDEMQAHIRDNGWLQEKIDDILAADIRSGEVLELGCGPGYLGLEWITQADDSARLVGLDISPAMLRRASANAAGYGVAERCAYECGTVLALPFEDHRFDHVISASSLHEWADPATALAEMHRVLRPGGRYCVSDLRRDVDRTTFQFMKANIAADMRPGFRTSIRSSYVKSEIEELLRGTALDTAVVTEVQMGIVITGRKETP; encoded by the coding sequence GTGGCTAGCGCGCGCGGCACCGTCGCCGCCCGGGTGCCGGAGACCGACGAGGGCCTGCAGGGCGACGAACTGGCCCTCAAGTACGACGAGATGCAAGCCCACATCCGGGACAACGGCTGGCTCCAGGAGAAGATCGACGACATCCTGGCGGCGGACATCCGCTCCGGGGAGGTCCTGGAGCTGGGATGCGGCCCCGGCTACCTGGGACTGGAGTGGATCACCCAGGCCGATGACTCCGCCCGGCTCGTCGGCCTCGACATCTCACCGGCCATGCTCCGCCGGGCGAGCGCCAACGCGGCCGGATACGGCGTCGCCGAGCGCTGCGCCTACGAATGCGGCACCGTGCTGGCCCTGCCGTTCGAGGACCACCGCTTCGACCACGTCATCAGCGCGTCCTCGCTGCACGAATGGGCGGATCCTGCGACCGCCCTCGCGGAGATGCACCGCGTCCTCAGGCCGGGCGGCCGCTACTGCGTCTCCGACCTGCGCCGGGACGTCGACCGGACGACGTTCCAGTTCATGAAGGCGAACATCGCGGCCGACATGCGCCCCGGCTTCCGCACCTCGATCCGCTCCTCGTACGTCAAGAGCGAGATCGAGGAGCTGCTGCGCGGCACCGCGCTCGACACGGCCGTCGTGACGGAAGTGCAGATGGGGATCGTCATCACGGGCAGGAAGGAAACGCCATGA